One Candidatus Goldiibacteriota bacterium genomic window, AGTTTCAGTACAAATTTGTGTTAATGCTTCTGTTTTTTATACTGATAACTGTTTTTACCGTTTCGTTCACGACTTTTTATGTTATATGGCAGAACGTTATTGAGGAATTTTTCTTTGTCCCGGAAGCGTCAAAAAAACTCGGCGATATTTATATTAAGACAACCGAACTTTTAATACTTCCGCTTATTGTGCTGTCAGTTGTTTCCTGTATTGCGGGTATTTTAATATCCCACAGGATAGCGGGCCCTGTTTACAGGATGAAAAAGGTCGCCGAAGAAATAGCAAAAGGTAATTTATGCGTAAGCGTAAAATTCAGAAAAAGCGACGAACTTCACGGCCTTGCGGATTCAATGAACGCGATGATTGCGGGGGTAAGAAACCTTGTGAAAGAGGACAGAAACACGATAAATAAAATTATGGCGGTATCTGACAAACTGACAAAGGATATAAAAAAACACAAAGGTTTAAAAGCGGAAGTTAAAAAGACCATAAATGAATTGAACAGCATCATAAAGACGCTTAAAAAAAATTCAGGAAGGTTTAAAACAGAATAGATGAGATTAAAAAATAACGGTTTCACGCTTATTGAACTTATGGTGGTAGTCGGTATCATGGGGCTTCTTGTTGCTGTGGCTGTGCCAAAGTTCGGGCAGATGCTTGAAAAAGCGAACCTTGGCGCCACGCTTGGCAATTTATCGGCCATACGCGGCGCGGTTCATATTTATTACGGCAATAACACGTTTT contains:
- a CDS encoding methyl-accepting chemotaxis protein, coding for METKGYKRKIYIVDKKFQYKFVLMLLFFILITVFTVSFTTFYVIWQNVIEEFFFVPEASKKLGDIYIKTTELLILPLIVLSVVSCIAGILISHRIAGPVYRMKKVAEEIAKGNLCVSVKFRKSDELHGLADSMNAMIAGVRNLVKEDRNTINKIMAVSDKLTKDIKKHKGLKAEVKKTINELNSIIKTLKKNSGRFKTE